A section of the Sedimentisphaera cyanobacteriorum genome encodes:
- a CDS encoding uroporphyrinogen decarboxylase family protein codes for MNSRERLQTVLEHKQPDRLCVDIGAGGQTGIGVCVLDKLRKTVTGDKDYTCKICETFQMLGEVDDELKRKLQLDVAGIYPLYDMFGLETGRYKKFKMPVDGTECLVPEDFNYTVSESGDVYVYPQGDKSAQPSAIMPSTSYFFDSIDRQKPVEEDKLNYLDNCEEFGVLSEKELNHFKEKVSWYYNNTEFGIYVTLPAMAFGDIALVPGPFLKDPKGIRGVEEWYISTAIRKDYIMKVFEKQCEVALENIELLADSLGDMPQVVFVTGTDFGAQRGPLISPETYREMYKPFQKAINDKIHKLTNWKVFMHCCGSIAPLIPDMIDAGFDVLNPVQCSAENMDPQMLKDEFGDDLVFWGGGVDTQKTLPFGTPEEVYKEVRERIDIFNEGGGYVFNSIHNIQSNVPLENLLSMINAVDDARGVKTI; via the coding sequence ATGAATTCAAGAGAAAGACTTCAAACGGTTTTAGAACACAAGCAGCCTGACAGACTGTGCGTTGATATCGGAGCAGGCGGGCAGACCGGTATAGGTGTATGCGTTCTGGACAAGCTGAGAAAAACAGTAACAGGGGATAAAGACTACACCTGCAAAATCTGCGAGACATTCCAGATGCTCGGCGAGGTTGACGATGAGCTGAAGAGAAAGCTTCAGCTGGACGTTGCGGGTATTTATCCGCTGTATGATATGTTTGGCTTGGAAACGGGAAGGTACAAGAAATTCAAGATGCCGGTTGACGGAACAGAGTGCCTTGTGCCTGAAGATTTCAACTATACTGTCAGCGAAAGCGGCGATGTTTATGTTTACCCTCAGGGAGACAAGTCTGCGCAGCCTTCTGCGATAATGCCTTCTACCAGTTATTTCTTTGATTCGATAGACCGTCAGAAACCTGTTGAGGAAGATAAGCTCAATTATCTTGACAACTGCGAGGAATTCGGCGTTCTCAGCGAAAAGGAGCTGAACCACTTCAAGGAAAAGGTAAGCTGGTACTACAACAACACTGAATTCGGCATCTACGTTACTCTGCCTGCAATGGCTTTCGGAGATATAGCTCTTGTGCCCGGGCCGTTTTTGAAGGACCCCAAGGGAATCAGGGGCGTTGAGGAGTGGTATATATCCACTGCTATCCGGAAGGATTATATAATGAAGGTTTTCGAGAAGCAGTGCGAGGTTGCTCTTGAGAATATCGAGCTTTTAGCTGATTCACTCGGGGATATGCCTCAGGTTGTTTTTGTAACTGGAACAGATTTCGGCGCTCAGCGCGGGCCTTTAATTTCTCCGGAAACATACAGAGAGATGTATAAGCCGTTCCAGAAGGCAATTAACGATAAGATCCACAAACTCACAAACTGGAAGGTATTTATGCATTGCTGCGGCTCTATCGCCCCGCTGATTCCGGATATGATAGATGCGGGCTTTGATGTATTAAATCCGGTTCAGTGCTCTGCTGAGAACATGGACCCTCAGATGCTCAAAGATGAATTCGGCGATGACCTTGTATTCTGGGGCGGCGGCGTTGACACGCAGAAAACCCTTCCCTTCGGGACGCCGGAAGAGGTGTACAAAGAAGTTCGCGAGAGAATTGACATATTCAACGAGGGCGGAGGATACGTTTTCAACAGCATACACAATATTCAGAGCAACGTTCCTCTGGAGAATTTGCTATCAATGATAAATGCTGTTGACGATGCACGCGGAGTGAAAACAATATAG
- a CDS encoding sulfatase-like hydrolase/transferase has product MKYSRRNFLKAAGVMSAGLAFGENVLADEKKKPNVVIIYTDDLGYGDVSCYGATEIETPNIDRLAKEGLRFTNTHTASATCTPSRYALLTGEYPWRREDTGIAAGDANMIIEAGRHTWPESMRRAGYKTAVVGKWHLGLGDSKIDWNKKIAPGPLEIGFDYSFIIPATGDRVPCVYVENHEVANLDEDDPLYVSFKKPFKGLPTGKKNPELLNMKHSHGHNNAIINGVGRIGYMKGGASAVWNDRTMAAKLVDKACDFMYENKNNPFFLYFCTHDVHVPRLPNEEFRGKSGMGPRGDAILQLDWTVGMLLEELEEMGLKDDTVVMFSSDNGPVLDDGYQDKAVEKLGDHEPWGPYRGAKYSRYQAGTLVPFILRWPGEVPAGKTSDALISQTDLFASFAAMNNQKMPKTAPDSKNVLPALLGKTENARKYLAIDAIGGLAVVGGRWKFMPANDEPKTAWQTGIDTGARRKPQLYDLKNDMAEKNNLADKMPGVVEDLSQKLEEILNGAAPE; this is encoded by the coding sequence ATGAAATATTCAAGAAGAAATTTTCTCAAAGCTGCTGGAGTTATGTCTGCAGGGCTTGCATTTGGAGAGAATGTTCTCGCTGATGAAAAAAAGAAGCCTAATGTTGTAATTATATACACAGACGACCTCGGCTACGGCGATGTAAGCTGCTACGGCGCAACAGAAATCGAAACACCTAATATCGACAGATTGGCCAAGGAAGGCCTGCGCTTTACAAACACGCACACCGCCTCTGCCACCTGCACCCCTTCAAGATATGCCCTGCTGACAGGTGAGTATCCTTGGAGAAGGGAAGATACCGGTATTGCAGCAGGCGATGCGAATATGATTATAGAAGCCGGCAGACACACTTGGCCGGAATCAATGCGCAGAGCCGGCTACAAAACAGCTGTTGTAGGCAAATGGCACTTGGGGCTGGGCGATTCAAAGATAGACTGGAACAAAAAGATAGCACCAGGGCCGCTTGAAATAGGCTTTGATTACAGCTTTATAATCCCCGCAACTGGTGACAGAGTTCCCTGCGTTTATGTGGAAAATCACGAAGTTGCAAACCTTGATGAAGACGACCCACTCTATGTGAGCTTCAAAAAGCCGTTCAAAGGCCTGCCTACGGGCAAAAAGAACCCCGAGCTTCTCAATATGAAGCACTCCCACGGCCACAACAACGCAATTATAAACGGCGTAGGCAGGATTGGCTATATGAAGGGCGGGGCAAGCGCTGTATGGAACGACAGGACAATGGCCGCAAAGCTGGTTGACAAGGCCTGCGATTTTATGTACGAAAATAAAAACAATCCTTTCTTCCTCTATTTCTGCACCCATGATGTGCATGTTCCGCGCCTTCCAAACGAGGAGTTCCGAGGCAAGAGCGGGATGGGGCCGCGAGGCGATGCTATCCTCCAGCTCGACTGGACAGTAGGAATGCTTCTCGAGGAGCTTGAAGAGATGGGGCTCAAGGACGATACTGTCGTTATGTTCTCCAGCGATAACGGGCCTGTGCTCGATGACGGCTATCAGGATAAGGCAGTGGAAAAGCTCGGAGACCACGAACCTTGGGGGCCTTACCGCGGCGCAAAATACAGCAGATATCAGGCAGGGACGCTCGTTCCGTTTATACTGAGATGGCCGGGTGAGGTGCCTGCGGGCAAAACCTCTGATGCCCTCATATCCCAGACAGACCTTTTCGCTTCATTTGCAGCGATGAATAATCAGAAAATGCCGAAGACCGCTCCGGACAGCAAGAATGTTCTGCCTGCTCTTCTCGGCAAGACTGAAAATGCAAGGAAATATCTTGCAATTGATGCTATCGGAGGGCTGGCTGTCGTTGGCGGAAGATGGAAGTTTATGCCGGCAAATGATGAGCCCAAAACCGCTTGGCAGACAGGCATAGATACCGGCGCAAGAAGAAAGCCCCAGCTCTATGATTTGAAAAACGATATGGCAGAGAAAAACAACCTTGCTGATAAGATGCCCGGCGTGGTTGAAGACCTTTCTCAAAAGCTTGAAGAGATATTAAACGGCGCCGCTCCTGAATAG